In Zingiber officinale cultivar Zhangliang chromosome 11B, Zo_v1.1, whole genome shotgun sequence, a single window of DNA contains:
- the LOC122033349 gene encoding sex determination protein tasselseed-2-like, translating into MPAAEVMPEKSLEGKRVHVWETAAPPLPKRLEGKVAIVTGGARGIGEATVQVFARHGAKVVVADVEDVDGESLAARLGPSVSFVHCDVREEADIERLVDRTVARHGRLDVFCSNAGVLGRQAPRSDLSIAALDAEEFDEVMRVNVRGAALGMKHAARAMVPRRAGCIISVASVAGVMGGMGPHAYAASKHAVVGLTTNAACELGKHGIRVNCVSPFGVATRMLVNAWREVEVEDEHVDPADAPPTAEEVEKTEEMVRGLANLKGVTLTARDVAEAILYLASDESRYVSGHNLVVDGGVTTSRNLIGL; encoded by the exons ATGCCTGCGGCAGAAGTGATGCCGGAGAAATCTCTCGAAGGGAAACGTGTTCATGTTTGGGAAACGGCCGCTCCTCCTCTGCCAAAAAG GCTCGAAGGCAAGGTGGCGATCGTCACGGGCGGCGCCCGCGGCATCGGCGAGGCTACGGTGCAGGTTTTCGCCCGGCACGGCGCGAAGGTGGTGGTGGCCGACGTTGAGGACGTCGACGGGGAGTCTCTGGCGGCGCGGCTCGGCCCTTCGGTGAGCTTCGTCCACTGCGACGTGCGCGAGGAGGCGGACATCGAGCGACTGGTGGACCGCACTGTGGCCCGCCACGGCCGCCTCGACGTGTTCTGCAGCAACGCCGGCGTGCTCGGCCGGCAGGCCCCGCGCAGCGACCTCAGCATCGCGGCGCTGGATGCGGAGGAGTTCGACGAGGTGATGCGCGTCAACGTGCGCGGGGCGGCGCTGGGGATGAAGCACGCGGCGCGCGCCATGGTTCCGCGCCGCGCCGGGTGCATAATCTCGGTCGCGAGCGTGGCCGGGGTGATGGGCGGCATGGGCCCGCACGCCTACGCCGCCTCCAAGCACGCCGTCGTGGGGCTCACCACGAACGCCGCCTGCGAGCTGGGAAAGCACGGGATCCGGGTCAACTGCGTCTCCCCCTTCGGGGTGGCCACGCGGATGCTGGTCAACGCCTGGCGCGAGGTCGAGGTCGAGGACGAGCACGTCGATCCGGCGGACGCGCCGCCGACGGCGGAGGAGGTGGAGAAGACCGAAGAAATGGTGAGGGGGCTGGCGAACCTGAAAGGCGTGACGTTGACGGCCAGAGACGTGGCCGAGGCGATCCTCTACCTGGCCAGCGACGAGTCCAGGTACGTGAGCGGCCACAACCTCGTCGTCGACGGCGGCGTCACCACCTCAAGGAACCTCATCGGACTGTAA
- the LOC122033774 gene encoding sex determination protein tasselseed-2-like gives MPAAEVMPEKSLEGKRVHVWETAAPPLPKWLEGKVAIVTGGARGIGEATVPVFARHGAKVVVADVEDVDGESLATRLGPSVEDEHVDPADAPPTAEEVEKIEEMVRGLANLKGVTLMARDVAEAILYLASDESRYVSGHNLVVDGGVTTSRNLIGL, from the exons ATGCCTGCGGCGGAAGTGATGCCGGAGAAATCTCTCGAAGGGAAACGTGTTCATGTTTGGGAAACGGCCGCTCCTCCTCTGCCAAAATG GCTCGAAGGCAAGGTGGCGATCGTCACGGGCGGCGCCCGCGGCATCGGCGAGGCTACGGTGCCGGTTTTCGCCCGGCACGGCGCGAAGGTGGTGGTGGCCGACGTTGAGGACGTCGACGGGGAGTCTCTGGCAACGCGGCTTGGCCCTTCG GTCGAGGACGAGCACGTCGATCCGGCGGACGCACCGCCGACAGCGGAGGAGGTGGAAAAGATTGAAGAAATGGTGAGGGGGCTGGCGAACCTGAAAGGCGTGACGTTGATGGCCAGGGACGTGGCCGAGGCGATCCTCTACCTGGCCAGCGACGAGTCCAGGTACGTGAGCGGCCACAACCTCGTCGTCGACGGCGGCGTCACCACCTCAAGGAACCTCATCGGACTGTAA
- the LOC122033775 gene encoding secreted RxLR effector protein 161-like — translation MEPNIRICAHEGKSLEDATMYQQLVGSLIYLTLTRPDISYAVSVISRYMQNPKKPHLEAARRILRYVKNTIDYGLLYKRNEDCKLVGYCDADYAGDCDTIRSTTGYVFKLGSGTISWCSKRQPTVSLSTTEAEYRAAAMAAQESTWIIQLMNNLHQPVDYTVPVYCDNQSTIRLAENPIFHARTKNVEVHYHFIREKVLQGEIEMRQISTDDQVADVLTKGLNANKFKMFRYQLSTVQRVGIEGEC, via the coding sequence ATGGAGCCAAATATCAGAATATGTGCACATGAAGGGAAAAGTTTAGAAGATGCAACTATGTATCAACAATTGGTAGGTAGTCTCATCTACTTAACCTTAACTCGACCTGATATTTCTTATGCAGTCAGTGTGATAAGTCGGTATATGCAAAATCCAAAGAAGCCTCATTTGGAAGCAGCTCGACGAATATTAAGATATGTAAAGAACACAATTGATTATGGCCTTTTGTACAAAAGAAATGAAGACTGCAAGTTAGTTGGCTACTGCGATGCTGACTATGCAGGAGATTGTGACACAATAAGATCAACAACTGGTTATGTATTCAAGCTTGGTTCTGGAACAATCTCGTGGTGCAGCAAGAGACAACCAACTGTATCATTGTCAACTACTGAAGCTGAGTATCGAGCAGCAGCAATGGCAGCTCAAGAGAGCACATGGATAATACAACTAATGAATAATTTACATCAACCAGTAGATTATACAGTTCCAGTATATTGTGACAATCAATCAACAATTCGTTTGGCagaaaatccaatctttcatgcaaGAACTAAGAATGTTGAAGTTCATTATCATTTTATCAGAGAAAAAGTTCTGCAAGGAGAAATTGAGATGAGACAAATCAGTACAGATGATCAAGTTGCGGACGTGCTTACAAAAGGATTAAACGCCAACAAATTTAAGATGTTCCGTTATCAACTCAGCACAGTACAAAGGGTTGgtattgagggggagtgttga